From the genome of Bacteroidota bacterium:
CAGCGGTCTGGATAAGGATAAGTCGGCGCCCCTTCATACATGATGGATGTTGCACCGGCAATTAATGGTCCATAAACAATGTATGAGTGTCCTGTAATCCATCCCGGATCAGCCGTACACCACCAGCGATCTTCTTCTTTTAAATCGAACACATCTTTAATAGTTGCATTAATTCCAACGGAGTAACCGCCGTGTGTGTGAAGAATAGCTTTTGGCTTTCCAGTAGTTCCGGAAGTATAAAGAATGAAGAGGGGATCTTCTGCATCCATTACTTCGGTCTCACATTTCAAACCGTTTTTTGACATTGGCATCGTCATCAGTTCGTGATACCAAAAATCACGTCCCTGTTCCATCGTCACATCAATGCCGAGATGTTTAATGACGACGACATTTTCCGGAGCTCCTGAACGCTTTAAAGCTTCATCCACAATTTTTTTCAGTTCAATTTTTTTTCCGTTCATATTTCCGCCGTCGGCGGTGATGACAACTTTCGATCCACTATCTTCAATACGCCCATGAAGTGCTTCCACGGAAAATCCTCCGTACACAACTGAATGGACTGCGCCGATTTTTGCTGTAGCAAGCATGGCAATTACCGTCTCGGGGATTCTCGGCATGTAGATGGTGACAAGATCGCCTTTAACAACACCCATACTTTTGAGAACATTGGCAAATTTGCAGACTTCTCGATTCATGGCATGATAGGAAAACGAACGAACTTCACCTTTTTCGCTTTCCCAAATCAATGCAAGTTTATTGCGTCGCCACGATTTCACATGTCGGTCCAAAGCATTCAAAACAATATTTGTTTTCCCACCCGTAAACCATTTGAAAAATGGTTTGTTTGAATCATCCAAGACAGTATCCCACTTTTTATACCACTCAAGTTCTTCCGCCCGTTTTGCCCAATAGGCTTTTATATCTTTTGCTGCTTCTTTGCGGACGGCTTCAGGATCTTTTACATTTGCTTGAGCGATGATGTCAGGGGATGGGTAGTAGATTTCATCTTTTGCGGGATTGACCTGCGCATTTTTTGTTTCCGACATTGTAATACTCCTTCAAAAAAGTCTCATTGATGTTTGTGGGAGAATGTTCGAAATAGTACAGAAGATACATGATTTATGCAAGGGATTTTGTGTGAAAGAGATTGCTCAAAAAACAAACGATACCAATAGAGAATGCAACGACCATTGCATTCACCGATGTTGCTGTATTCCTTCACTCCTTGTATATTCTTTGTATGCAGAAAACAGTAATCCTCATTTTTTTTCTCTTTCAATTCATTACGCCGCAACAACTTCAATTTCAACGATTGGGATTAAGCGATGGTCTACCTCAGAGCACAGTCAGTGACATTGTGCAGGATAAAGAGGGTTTCTTATGGCTGGCGACATGGGATGGCCTTGTTCGGTATGACGGATACAATTTTGTTACGTATCGGAGTGATCCAAACGATTCAACAACACTATCAAACAACAATGTCCGCGCTTTGTTCTACGATTCGTCAGGTTTTCTCTGGGCAATGACGCAGCTTGGATTGAATCGATTTCATCCGCGCACTGGTGAGGTGAAACAATTCCTACCCGATTCTTTAGATCAATTTTCGATGCCGTCGTTGAATATTTATTCAATGGTGCAACGAAACGATGGAAAAATATTCGTTGGTTCCAATGACGGTTTTGGAATCTATGATACAACAAGTGAACAATTCACAAACTATGTTCTTCCAAGCGTCAACACTTCTTTGGGTAATAAATTGACCATTCATGGAATACTCATTGAATCTGATGACATCTTGTGGATGGGGTCTCTGGATGGTTTACTTCGATATCATCTTCGTTTTAATACAGTTGAGCGGTATCCCTATACCGATACCAACGGGAAACAATTTGGTGTTTTTGAACCAATTCGGGATACGCAAGGGAAATTTTGGTGTGTTTCTTCGAACGATAAAGTAGTGGTTTTTGATCCTGTGGGGAAAAATTATTTAGAACCCACCTACAAAAATTCATTTCTTCGCTGTGAATATAATGTACATCAAAGCCACCTCGATCGGGATAGTTCGTTATGGTTTACATCGTACGAAAAATTAATGCATGTCAAAAAATATGCTCAGGTTTCTCGTTCAAAAATAGTAATTCAAGAATACGAAGAGTTTCGACACGATCCGATCAATAGTAAAAGCCTGAATGCAGTTTCATTACTCTCATTTCGAAAAGATCAATCAGGAGTTATTTGGGTTGGAACTTCTTCCGGGTTGAATAAATCTATTCCTCAAAGGAAAAAGTTTGTTTCATTTGGCTCCACGCAACAAAAGATCCCATCATTGACAAACGGGGAAATAATTACATTGCTTCAATCCGGGGAGGATACATTATGGATTGGAACCCGCGAAGGAGTATTTCTTTTAGGAAGAACACAGAATACCTATACCGTATTGGGAAAATATTTTAATATTCCTAAAACAACAATTTATTCACTCTTTAAGGATAATGAAGGAAAATTATTGGCAGGTACTCGGGATGGATTGTATGTGTGGAATACACGTTTGAAACAGTTTGAGTATAAAAATATTCAACCGACGTCATCAATCTATCATTGGCGCATCTATTCCTTCCTCGAGATGGATAGTACCTTATGGATCGGTTCAAGTGATGGATTTTTTAAATCGATCGGCAAAACATACGAACGCTTTGAACCAATCCCGTTCGATACTTCATTGTCAAAAATATTTCCAGTGCTTCATCTTGTCAAAGGTAGTACAGCTCACTCAATTATCGTATGCACTAATGGGAGGGGAATATTTCGATATGATACACAAAAACGAATGTTTGTCCGCCACTATCAATACAGCAAAGGGAATACTCAATCGCTCAGCAATTCGATTGTGATGCATGCGTATGAAGATCCCAATCATACATTATGGGCTGCCACATATGGAGGTGGACTGGATAAGATCGAAGAAATCGATGGAAAAAGTTCTTACACCCATTATCAAGAAAAGGAGGGCTTAATCAACAATAATCTATATTGTGTTTTGCCGGATTTGTATGGGGATTTATGGATGAGCAGCAATAAGGGAATTTCTAAATTTGAAGTGCGTACGGAAACCTTTTATAACTACACTCATCAAGATGGACTACCCTCGAACGAGTTTAATCAAAATGCATTTTATCTCCACCAAACGGGAAAAATGTTTTTTGGAGGAGTTTCTGGATTTGTTGAATTTTATCCATCGCAGATTGAAGAAAATACGATTGTTCCGCACATAGCCATTACGGATTTTAGGATATTTGAAAAACCGCGAAATGAACTTCTTGAACACAACACAATCGTACTGCCGTATAATGAAAACTATTTATCATTTGAATTTGCTTCGTTGTGTTTTGAATCCCCGCAAAAGAACCGTTACGCGTATCGTCTACTCGGTATTACCGACCAATGGACTTATACCGATGTTCGTAGATATGCTAGTTTTGCCAATCTTGATCCGGGTGAATATGTTTTTCAAGTGAAAGGAACGAATAATGATGGAATCTGGAATGAAACAGGAACATCGATCAACATTCGTATCTTACCACCATGGTGGGGAACAGTGTTATTTCGAGGAGCTTCAGTATTTCTTTTTGTTAGTTTGATCATTGGTGGTGTTTGGTATACTTCGAAACGAAAATTTCAACGAAGTATTGTTGAATTACAACAGCAGAAGGCGATTCTTGAGGAACGCCAACGGACCCGTGAACAAATTGCACGCGATTTGCACGACGATGTTGCCACGACAATTAGTAGTATTTCTCTCTATGCCGAAATGGTACATCATCGATCGAGAAAAAAACGTAGTGATCTTGTAGATGCAGTCGAAAAAATTTCTACTCTTTCTTCTGATGCAAAACAAGCGATGGAAGAAGTTGTATGGTCTTTATCGCCGCAACATGATACTTTAAATAATCTTGTTGATAGAATTGGCGATCTTGCCGCTCAATGGTGTGCTGACCATTCCTTACAATGTCATCTGGCATTTTGTATTATTCCCCCAAATATCATGATCTCAGAAGAAATACGTAAAAACGTTTATCTTATCTTTAAAGAGGCGGTGAACAATATAATCAAACATTCAAATGCCTCGTCTATAGAATTGATCTCTTGGTATGAGCAGGAGTTCTTTTATCTAACCATTCGTGACAATGGGAAAGGAATGGGTGGAGAAAGCATAAAAAAGAATACGGTCGGCGGCAATGGACTGCTGAATATGGAAACAAGAGCTAAAACTATCGGCGCAGAATTCACTGTTGAATCGAAAAAAAATAAAGGGACAAGTATCTCCGTGAAAGTAAAAATAGCGCAGTTGCGTCATTGATTCTGCGAAGACTCAGCGACATATTAACAAACAGATTATGCCACAGAAAAGAAAAAATATTCGTGTCGTTCTAGTCGAAGACCATCCTTCTTACAGAGAAATAGTCAGTGAAGTGATAGAATCGGCAAAAGGATTTGTCCTTACTGACGTCTTTGAAAATGTCAATGATGCGTTGGAGCATATGCCAGAGGCGGATGTTGTACTGATGGATATCGGACTTCCGCAGCGCTCCGGGATTGAGGGAGTTGCAGAATTGAAGAAGCGTGCAAATCCGCTTCGCATAATTATGCTGACCAATTTTACCGATGATGAAAAGATTATGCAAGCAATTTTTGCCGGCGCCGACGGATATTTATTAAAACAAACCCCGGGGCATAAGATTCTTGATGCCATAGTCGAGACCATGAATGGTGGAACGTCCATGACACCGTTTGTTGCGCGAAGGGTACTGGAAGCGTTCAAAACTCGCGCAGAGATAAAGGATGCAACCACCGAAAATATTTCAACACGAGAACAAGAAGTATTGGGACTGCTTGTTCAAGGATATAACTATAAACAGATTGCAGAGAAAATTTTCATTTCACCAGAAACCGTTCGAAACCATATCCGCAACATCTACGAAAAACTTCATGTCCACTCCCGCAGTGAAGCTGTCTCTAAAGCAATCAAACAAGGCTTGCTGAAATAAACATCTTCCCATAGATTCTCTGACGCAAAATGACACATATGCGTTATTGATGCTTACTCCTCCTGACGTTAATTTATTGATAAATAGTCCGTAAAATTTATACTTACTCATAGGGGAAACCATGAAACTATATGTACTGGTTGTATTTTTTTTCACTTCGTTATTTGCTCAGACTGGATGGCAAACACAACATCCGTATCCAACAGCAGTATCGTTGGGTTCTATCCATGCCTTTAATCAAACAACCGCAATTACTGTTGGAAATTATACTGTCATAAAGACGACAGACGGCGGTGTGACTTGGAAAAATATCCCAACCTCAACACAATATAATTTTACGATCCAATTTTTTAATGCCACTCTCGGCTTTATTTTGGGTAGCGACATACACAAAACCACGGATGGTGGAGAGACGTGGACAAAAATTACTCCGACAATATCGGCGTTTTATAATTCCATAAAAATATTTAGTCCGGATTCTATCTATGTGGGGGGCAGTTATGGCAATACACTTTACTTTTTGAAAACAACAAATGGCGGAACAACGTGGAATTCAACAACAGTGAGTACAAAATCCGGAATCAGTTCTATGTTTGCACTTAATCCACAATATATTTGGATCGGTCATTTTAAAGATGGTTCCATTTGGAAGTCAACCGATGGCGGAACGACATGGGGGCAGACGCTTACCGGTGCAGGTCAATATTTGACAGATATCTATTTTAAGGATTCAACATCGGGAGTGGCGGCATCTGAACTTGGACTCTATGCGACTACAGATGGTGGAAAAACGTGGGGTGTTAAAACAGTGGCCGGATCAAATAGTGGAAAATTTAGTTTTATTGATGTCAACAATGGCTGGCTGCGCGGATCAAGTTTGAGTAAGACTACGAATGGTGGAACCACGTGGACAGCTGTTGGAAATCCCCCGAGTGGTGCGGCAGGACATCAATTTATTTCATCGACCGTTGGATGGATTGTTGGAAATGGAGGTTTGGTCGCCACAACATCGGACGGCGGGGTGACATGGACGAAAAAAAACTCTTCGCAAACAACTAATTCCTGCGCTGACGTGCAATTCTTCAATGCGGATACGGGCTGGGTTATCACCAATACAGAATTCTTAAAAACAACAAATGGAGGGACTGTTTGGAATAAGCTTAAGACATTTATCGGTTTCT
Proteins encoded in this window:
- the acs gene encoding acetate--CoA ligase, with protein sequence MSETKNAQVNPAKDEIYYPSPDIIAQANVKDPEAVRKEAAKDIKAYWAKRAEELEWYKKWDTVLDDSNKPFFKWFTGGKTNIVLNALDRHVKSWRRNKLALIWESEKGEVRSFSYHAMNREVCKFANVLKSMGVVKGDLVTIYMPRIPETVIAMLATAKIGAVHSVVYGGFSVEALHGRIEDSGSKVVITADGGNMNGKKIELKKIVDEALKRSGAPENVVVIKHLGIDVTMEQGRDFWYHELMTMPMSKNGLKCETEVMDAEDPLFILYTSGTTGKPKAILHTHGGYSVGINATIKDVFDLKEEDRWWCTADPGWITGHSYIVYGPLIAGATSIMYEGAPTYPYPDRWWSIIEKYGVTIFYSTPTAIRGLMRFGQSWANRHDLSSLRLLGSVGEPINPEAWRWFHKIIGKEKCPIMDTWWQTETGMFMMAPMPAQPLKPGSATKPFPGIDADVVNAEGKPVAVGEEGFLILKNPWPAMMRTIFKDPERYVSTYWSTYPGFYFAGDSARKDSDGYFWVIGRVDDVIKVSGYRLGTAEIESAFITHHAVAEAAVIGLPHELKGMAIHAYLILKAGNEGNDALIEDLRKHISHELGPIAKPEKIEFVTTLPKTRSGKIMRRLLKARAQGLSEGDISTLEE
- a CDS encoding YCF48-related protein, producing MKLYVLVVFFFTSLFAQTGWQTQHPYPTAVSLGSIHAFNQTTAITVGNYTVIKTTDGGVTWKNIPTSTQYNFTIQFFNATLGFILGSDIHKTTDGGETWTKITPTISAFYNSIKIFSPDSIYVGGSYGNTLYFLKTTNGGTTWNSTTVSTKSGISSMFALNPQYIWIGHFKDGSIWKSTDGGTTWGQTLTGAGQYLTDIYFKDSTSGVAASELGLYATTDGGKTWGVKTVAGSNSGKFSFIDVNNGWLRGSSLSKTTNGGTTWTAVGNPPSGAAGHQFISSTVGWIVGNGGLVATTSDGGVTWTKKNSSQTTNSCADVQFFNADTGWVITNTEFLKTTNGGTVWNKLKTFIGFSAYEFRFVDSQNGWVVGNSQGGLNSAWKTNNGGLSWTGFSTGVNKTHYAVSMVDANNVWIAVDSGYVVSTTDGGSTWTKSLVGTSRAMTEIWMVNASTGYTTDDKGGVYKTTDGGKTWVNKLAPFATSITSLWMIDENTGWITFGSSAAQKTTDGGSTWSSVSIGIENLRDIQFVNSTIGFACSQNSWFYGTTDGGTTWTKKSGAGDVNALYFVSPTVGYAAGYSGLIARTNNAGGLTEVKNISKRTIPQKFSLSQNYPNPFNPSTVINYQLPMNSHVILKIYDVLGKEIALLVNEELAAGNYSINFEAPKLSNGMYFYRLQAGNTIETKRMMLIK
- a CDS encoding two-component regulator propeller domain-containing protein, with protein sequence MLKKQTIPIENATTIAFTDVAVFLHSLYILCMQKTVILIFFLFQFITPQQLQFQRLGLSDGLPQSTVSDIVQDKEGFLWLATWDGLVRYDGYNFVTYRSDPNDSTTLSNNNVRALFYDSSGFLWAMTQLGLNRFHPRTGEVKQFLPDSLDQFSMPSLNIYSMVQRNDGKIFVGSNDGFGIYDTTSEQFTNYVLPSVNTSLGNKLTIHGILIESDDILWMGSLDGLLRYHLRFNTVERYPYTDTNGKQFGVFEPIRDTQGKFWCVSSNDKVVVFDPVGKNYLEPTYKNSFLRCEYNVHQSHLDRDSSLWFTSYEKLMHVKKYAQVSRSKIVIQEYEEFRHDPINSKSLNAVSLLSFRKDQSGVIWVGTSSGLNKSIPQRKKFVSFGSTQQKIPSLTNGEIITLLQSGEDTLWIGTREGVFLLGRTQNTYTVLGKYFNIPKTTIYSLFKDNEGKLLAGTRDGLYVWNTRLKQFEYKNIQPTSSIYHWRIYSFLEMDSTLWIGSSDGFFKSIGKTYERFEPIPFDTSLSKIFPVLHLVKGSTAHSIIVCTNGRGIFRYDTQKRMFVRHYQYSKGNTQSLSNSIVMHAYEDPNHTLWAATYGGGLDKIEEIDGKSSYTHYQEKEGLINNNLYCVLPDLYGDLWMSSNKGISKFEVRTETFYNYTHQDGLPSNEFNQNAFYLHQTGKMFFGGVSGFVEFYPSQIEENTIVPHIAITDFRIFEKPRNELLEHNTIVLPYNENYLSFEFASLCFESPQKNRYAYRLLGITDQWTYTDVRRYASFANLDPGEYVFQVKGTNNDGIWNETGTSINIRILPPWWGTVLFRGASVFLFVSLIIGGVWYTSKRKFQRSIVELQQQKAILEERQRTREQIARDLHDDVATTISSISLYAEMVHHRSRKKRSDLVDAVEKISTLSSDAKQAMEEVVWSLSPQHDTLNNLVDRIGDLAAQWCADHSLQCHLAFCIIPPNIMISEEIRKNVYLIFKEAVNNIIKHSNASSIELISWYEQEFFYLTIRDNGKGMGGESIKKNTVGGNGLLNMETRAKTIGAEFTVESKKNKGTSISVKVKIAQLRH
- a CDS encoding response regulator transcription factor, translating into MPQKRKNIRVVLVEDHPSYREIVSEVIESAKGFVLTDVFENVNDALEHMPEADVVLMDIGLPQRSGIEGVAELKKRANPLRIIMLTNFTDDEKIMQAIFAGADGYLLKQTPGHKILDAIVETMNGGTSMTPFVARRVLEAFKTRAEIKDATTENISTREQEVLGLLVQGYNYKQIAEKIFISPETVRNHIRNIYEKLHVHSRSEAVSKAIKQGLLK